Proteins from a genomic interval of Motacilla alba alba isolate MOTALB_02 chromosome 11, Motacilla_alba_V1.0_pri, whole genome shotgun sequence:
- the LOC119705430 gene encoding carbohydrate sulfotransferase 5-like translates to MARIRIPSTIVIIFVTVQTGFLLFMYARYSSFMPQSEEKPSQVHILILSSWRSGSSFVGQLFSQHPSVFYLMEPAWHVWVTMYQNSAKVLHMAVRDLVRSVFLCDMSVFDAYMPWKRNLSDLFQWAASRALCSAPACDSFQRTDITSELACKTLCGRYPFSKVEEACKTYSHVVIKEVRFFDLKVLYPLLTDPSLNLKIIHLVRDPRAVVKSREQSVKALARDNGIVLSTNGTKVEDSKYKVMQEVCRSHVQIYETATLKPPNFLKDRYLMVRFEDLVRDPLSEISEMYKFADLSLTPRLKSWIYNITHGQGPGKKKEAFKITSRDAVSVSQAWRNVLSFQKVKKIQEVCKGAINILGYQLVDSEKEQRDLTLDLVLPRRQNQFSWSSFNPKH, encoded by the coding sequence ATGGCAAGGATTCGGATTCCTAGCACaattgttataatttttgtTACAGTTCAGACTGGATTCTTACTCTTCATGTATGCTCGGTACAGTAGCTTCATGCCTCAGTCTGAGGAGAAACCATCGCAAGTCCACATACTTATTCTCTCCTCTTGGCGGTCAGGATCTTCTTTTGTTGGTCAGCTTTTCAGCCAGCACCCCAGTGTCTTCTACCTGATGGAGCCTGCATGGCATGTGTGGGTTACAATGTACCAGAACAGTGCCAAAGTCTTACACATGGCAGTGCGGGACTTAGTCAGGTCGGTCTTTCTGTGTGACATGTCTGTGTTTGATGCTTACATGCCTTGGAAAAGAAACTTATCCGATCTTTTCCAGTGGGCAGCAAGTCGGGCTCTGTGTTCAGCTCCTGCTTGTGACTCTTTTCAACGAACTGACATAACCAGTGAATTGGCATGCAAGACTCTTTGTGGACGGTATCCATTCAGCAAGGTGGAGGAAGCCTGTAAAACTTACAGCCATGTTGTCATCAAGGAAGTTAGATTCTTTGACTTGAAGGTCCTCTACCCCCTCCTCACTGATCCGTCCCTGAATCTCAAAATTATTCACTTGGTACGTGACCCCAGGGCAGTTGTTAAGTCAAGGGAACAATCCGTGAAAGCATTAGCCCGTGACAATGGAATTGTCTTGAGTACCAATGGCACTAAAGTGGAAGATAGCAAATACAAAGTAATGCAAGAGGTTTGTAGAAGTCATGTTCAGATTTATGAAACAGCTACTCTAAAACCACCTAATTTCCTGAAAGATCGCTATTTAATGGTCCGTTTTGAAGATCTGGTAAGAGATCCATTATCTGAAATCTCAGAAATGTATAAATTTGCAGATCTTAGTTTGACTCCCAGGCTCAAAAGCTGGATCTATAATATCACACATGGACAGGgaccggggaaaaaaaaagaagccttcAAAATAACATCCCGAGATGCAGTTAGTGTTTCACAGGCCTGGAGAAATgttctttcctttcagaaagTTAAGAAAATACAGGAAGTTTGCAAAGGTGCTATAAACATTCTTGGTTATCAGCTAGTGgattcagaaaaagaacaaagagatcTGACATTGGATTTGGTGTTGCCAAGACGACAAAACCAATTCAGTTGGTCATCATTTAATCCAAAGCACTGA